A part of Populus alba chromosome 8, ASM523922v2, whole genome shotgun sequence genomic DNA contains:
- the LOC118040011 gene encoding uncharacterized protein gives MALVLRALIVACLSFPLAITDAQTPAASPSTTSPATTAPTTSAPPPSTTPTTPAQSPISAMTLPPATTPISPPSPKVAPATSPIVPPPQPLQSPPTAAPIQTPALPPPPATPPPSLPPPRVSPAPALAPAKETPAPSPSKEVPAPAPATPAPAPAPATPAPAPTTPAPAPAPATPAPAPATPAPAPAPAIPPPAPSPALVLSPAPAPGKHKKKRKHKHKHKRHHHAPAPAPNPPSPPAPPTVTTVSEDTAPAGPAPSPNPNGGNSLYHHEGRAGMLARTVVAIAYLLIVTSYSF, from the exons ATGGCTTTGGTGCTTCGGGCTCTCATCGTGGCTTGTCTGAGTTTTCCATTAGCTATTACCGATGCCCAAACACCAGCAGCATCACCATCAACAACTTCACCCGCTACAACTGCACCTACAACCTCTGCGCCTCCACCTTCAACCACACCAACCACACCAGCACAATCACCAATAAGTGCAATGACACTCCCACCTGCAACCACTCCTATATCACCACCGTCTCCTAAAGTAGCACCAGCTACCAGCCCAATCGTTCCACCTCCACAACCACTGCAAAGTCCTCCAACTGCAGCTCCAATACAAACACCAGCACTGCCACCACCACCAGCTACACCACCGCCTTCTTTACCACCACCACGAGTGTCTCCAGCCCCAGCACTAGCCCCTGCAAAAGAGACACCAGCACCATCACCATCTAAGGAAGTACCTGCACCAGCACCAGCCACACCAGCGCCGGCACCAGCACCAGCAACACCAGCGCCAGCACCAACCACTCCAGCGCCGGCACCAGCACCAGCAACACCAGCGCCGGCACCAGCCActccagcaccagcaccagcaccagctaTTCCACCACCAGCCCCATCACCAGCATTGGTGCTTTCCCCAGCTCCAGCTCCTGGCAAgcacaagaagaaaagaaaacacaagcaCAAGCACAAGAGGCATCATCATGCACCAGCTCCAGCACCAAATCCCCCCAGCCCCCCAGCCCCACCTACAGTGACAACAGTATCTGAGGACACAGCTCCTGCAGGACCTGCACCATCCCCAAATCCA AATGGAGGAAATTCATTGTATCACCATGAAGGAAGAGCCGGAATGTTAGCAAGGACTGTTGTAGCTATTGCCTATTTGCTGATAGTTACAAGCTACAGTTTCTAG
- the LOC118040010 gene encoding tRNA(adenine(34)) deaminase, chloroplastic, which translates to MHNTYISSTFLSVGTRGSLSFSFNDYSNLLNERFERNPFLLQSCSSSCHNCCCCCCSCSASSSSSFSTTTTIRRVPINPGLFFGFRQSTIIQCPPSRRLILGGRDRCYYRSPAYGLDHGCYEDSCSFKEKKGSERVVRRRVGGSGGVRLHERRCFSGVDDVEAVISLLSEEMSEECLGDGERNQGLSKRVGMEKRGNYSGGDHKGRRRKNVGRSSLESDTKCKFGLANVELRKEEFPRKEGSEDREEKKTVLEGENCRGKRGSSSVSSYYSLSSAEDFESDMEAQDEHVDCLKESSHGYKEELRSGEGRLEGQVVEEFKRHRDGTEWKGEVLEAGTSTRRTGVEWDLRKKSEKKLSEIEETRSGRESLQMQSRMARTTESDYKNVSGSHKQIDDEEEKSLAVKLEKGTRKQYGQMGDHVKEQSEFRRNDQEITNKHESSGKNVKATSQSQKRFTGREENLVDVNLVWEGRDERYEEAGETAAENNIKRNTHQLIDTSTLENVRTERVSNLQSQSEPRMKILEEDRAPGSFYETNEQQFQMGGQTRREVQSRCLQQLSKISEVHDSSSKNTLILQSETRMKKQEGRESVVSSSGTEAKEHQPRTNQKALQGTETIKGSGDVTNISLNVTGASPVHASDMKTVTNFGGTSGKRIVDQESESTSAVEPIQETRERADKIEENVTQFKSRNEVWRPTFESRHSERTSQEAALDSQASANMVSQVGIQQVDVGEGNQRTSQAIMMPPPPQLLARGTALVNPPSKNANQEISRGTSESGASALYIISGGRTPVFQQETYGKNEKDEIYIEPSNLILTGDALGSTHRLEESSMQFVGEFVEKARHELLASEIQKEKVSDTKLAYEAEKQRQKSSGQYDSEDLQFKRQDSRKSSGGSRGKGPSDEMWHVTDTSIQEPTDTEAPAGSTETESGAVRRTGRSLWSIISNIARLRWGSHTETPKSACRSGGKSSPNDSVTSEAWFSGHEPDENSDENVKRERESMPKEAASSHQLQPTNTFSQDQAKASDTFVSKNITRQLEVYTSSPPIMLKSESTSKGISTPSEEENLGWSQDGNDFQAATSSTEVEESSLVLLPSTSTSDPIVEESSGTAKTNVSVSGSMERPDSEMLIGVSGSEGKDVESKQRRFQRNKQVERDRFDEWEEAYLRESELRKTDEMFMREALLEAKKAADSWEVPVGAVLVHHGRIIARGHNLVEELRDATAHAEMNCIREASNKLRTWRLSETTLYITLEPCPMCAGAILQARIKTLVWGAPNKLLGADGSWIRLFPDAGEENGSEPSNKPAAPVHPFHPKMTIRRGILESECADVMQQFFQRRRRKKEKKEDSPPQPSCLPITNPQLKILGKMHGIFHAMFCL; encoded by the exons ATGCATAACACTTATATTAGCTCAACTTTTTTGTCCGTGGGAACAAGAGGGtcactttcattttctttcaatgaCTACTCTAACTTATTAAATGAAAGATTTGAAAGAAACCCATTTTTATTACAATCTTGTTCTTCATCATGTCATaattgttgctgttgctgttgttcttgttctgcatcatcatcatcatcattttctactactactactatacGTAGAGTGCCAATAAACCCAggtttgttttttggatttagaCAATCTACTATTATTCAATGTCCGCCTTCTAGAAGGTTGATCTTGGGTGGGAGGGATAGGTGTTATTACCGGTCTCCGGCTTATGGTCTTGATCATGGTTGTTATGAGGATTCTTGCTCTTTTAAGGAGAAGAAAGGGAGTGAGAGGGTTGTTAGGAGAAGGGTGGGTGGGTCTGGGGGGGTAAGGTTGCACGAAAGGCGATGTTTTAGCGGGGTTGATGATGTGGAGGCCGTAATTAGTTTGCTGAGTGAGGAAATGAGTGAAGAGTGTTTAGGTGATGGGGAGAGAAATCAGGGCCTGTCAAAGAGAGTGGGAATGGAGAAGAGAGGAAATTACAGTGGTGGAGATCATaaggggaggaggaggaagaatgTTGGGCGTAGCTCTTTGGAGAGTGATACGAAATGTAAATTTGGGTTAGCTAATGTTGAGTTGAGGAAGGAAGAGTTTCCAAGGAAGGAAGGGAGTGAAGacagggaagaaaagaaaacagtttTAGAGGGGGAGAATTGCAGGGGAAAGAGAGGGAGCTCTAGTGTTTCATCATATTACTCACTTTCTTCTGCTGAAGATTTTGAGAGTGACATGGAAGCTCAGGATGAACATGTTGATTGTCTCAAAGAATCATCGCATGGATACAAGGAGGAGTTAAGAAGTGGAGAGGGTAGATTAGAGGGGCAAGTTGTAGAAGAGTTTAAGAGGCATAGAGATGGCACAGAGTGGAAGGGGGAGGTTTTGGAAGCAGGAACTAGTACAAGAAGGACTGGTGTTGAGTGGGATTTGAGGAAGAAATCTGAGAAGAAACTTTCTGAGATTGAAGAGACACGATCAGGAAGAGAATCCTTACAAATGCAATCAAGAATGGCAAGAACCACTGAAAGTGATTACAAGAATGTATCAGGTTCTCATAAGCAAATTGATGACGAGGAAGAGAAAAGCTTGGCAGTTAAGTTGGAGAAAGGAACAAGAAAGCAATATGGTCAGATGGGTGATCACGTGAAAGAGCAATCTGAATTCAGAAGAAATGACCAGGAAATTACTAATAAACATGAGAGCAGTGGAAAAAATGTCAAAGCAACTTCCCAATCCCAAAAGCGGTTTACTGGTAGAGAAGAAAACCTAGTGGATGTAAATTTGGTTTGGGAAGGAAGGGATGAGCGTTATGAAGAAGCAGGTGAAACTGCTGcagaaaacaatataaaaagaaacactcACCAACTGATTGACACGTCAACCCTTGAGAATGTCAGAACTGAAAGAGTTTCAAATTTGCAGAGTCAATCCGAGCCTAGAATGAAGATTCTGGAAGAAGATAGAGCTCCAGGGTCATTTTATGAGACAAATGAGCAACAATTCCAAATGGGTGGGCAGACAAGAAGAGAAGTTCAATCAAGATGTTTACAACAGTTATCTAAAATATCAGAAGTTCATGACAGTAGTAGCAAAAACACTTTGATTTTACAATCAGAAACTAGAATGAAGAAGCAGGAGGGACGTGAGAGTGTTGTTTCTAGTTCAGGTACAGAAGCAAAAGAGCACCAGCCTCGAACAAATCAAAAGGCTCTTCAGGGAACTGAAACCATAAAAGGATCTGGAGATGTCACCAATATCTCTCTGAATGTCACTGGTGCATCACCGGTCCATGCAAGTGATATGAAAACAGTCACCAATTTTGGTGGAACTTCTGGAAAGAGAATTGTTGATCAGGAAAGTGAATCGACATCAGCTGTGGAACCCATTCAAGAAACAAGAGAGAGGGCTGATAAAATTGAGGAAAATGTCACTCAATTCAAATCTAGAAATGAGGTTTGGAGGCCTACTTTCGAATCAAGGCACAGTGAAAGAACTTCACAGGAGGCTGCCTTAGATTCTCAAGCATCTGCTAATATGGTTTCTCAAGTGGGAATTCAACAGGTTGATGTTGGGGAGGGCAATCAAAGAACTTCACAGGCAATAATGATGCCTCCCCCACCTCAATTGTTAGCTCGAGGTACAGCACTTGTTAATCCACCAAGTAAGAATGCAAACCAAGAGATTTCCAGAGGAACTTCAGAAAGTGGCGCAAGTGctctatatataatttctgGAGGGAGAACTCCAGTTTTCCAGCAGGAAACATATGGTAAAAATGAGAAAGATGAGATTTACATTGAGCCTTCAAATCTTATCTTAACTGGAGATGCTCTTGGTTCAACTCATCGTTTAGAGGAATCATCAATGCAGTTTGTTGGGGAGTTTGTTGAGAAGGCTAGGCATGAATTATTGGCTTCTGAAATCCAAAAGGAGAAAGTTTCTGATACAAAGTTGGCATATGAAGCCGAGAAACAGAGGCAAAAGAGTTCAGGTCAATATGATTCTGAAGACTTACAGTTTAAGAGGCAGGACTCAAGGAAATCATCTGGGGGCTCCAGAGGGAAGGGTCCCTCAGATGAAATGTGGCATGTGACAGATACATCCATTCAGGAACCTACAGACACAGAAGCACCGGCAGGTAGCACAGAAACTGAGAGTGGTGCTGTTAGGAGAACTGGAAGGTCCTTGTGGAGCATCATTTCAAATATAGCACGATTGCGCTGGGGTTCACATACTGAAACTCCTAAATCAGCTTGCAGATCAGGTGGAAAGAGTTCACCAAATGATTCTGTTACCAGTGAGGCATGGTTTTCTGGCCACGAACCTGATGAAAACAGTGATGAGAACGtaaaaagggaaagggaaagcaTGCCTAAGGAAGCTGCCTCTTCTCACCAGCTGCAACCAACAAACACTTTTAGTCAAGATCAGGCAAAAGCATCTGACACATTTGTATCAAAGAACATAACAAGACAGCTTGAAGTATACACTTCATCCCCACCAATTATGTTAAAAAGCGAGTCCACATCAAAAGGCATTTCCACACCTTCTGAAGAGGAGAATCTTGGCTGGAGTCAAGATGGGAACGATTTTCAAGCTGCTACATCTAGCACGGAAGTAGAGGAATCATCACTAGTTTTATTGCCTTCTACAAGCACAAGCGATCCCATTGTGGAAGAAAGTTCTGGTACTGCTAAAACTAATGTCTCTGTTAGTGGTTCAATGGAGCGACCTGATAGTGAAATGTTAATTGGAGTATCAGGCTCTGAGGGGAAGGATGTGGAGTCAAAACAAAGGAGGTTTCAGAGAAACAAGCAAGTTGAGAGAGACAGATTTGATGAATGGGAAGAGGCCTATTTACGTGAAAGTGAGCTGCGGAAAACTGATGAAATGTTTATGAGAGAAGCGCTGCTAGAAGCCAAGAAGGCTGCTGATTCTTGGGAGGTGCCTGTTGGGGCCGTGTTGGTGCATCATGGGAGGATTATTGCTCGTGGCCACAACCT AGTGGAGGAGTTACGAGACGCCACTGCCCATGCAGAAATGAATTGTATACGGGAAGCATCAAACAAACTCCGGACATGGAGGCTTTCG GAGACTACACTTTATATAACACTTGAACCATGTCCTATGTGTGCTGGAGCAATACTTCAAGCAAGAATAAAAACTCTTGTATGGGGAGCTCCCAATAAGCTTCTTGGAGCTGATGGAAGCTGGATTAG GCTTTTTCCTGATGCGGGAGAAGAAAATGGCTCAGAACCATCTAACAAGCCAGCTGCTCCAGTCCATCCTTTCCATCCAAAGATGACAATTCGGCGAGGAATATTGGAATCTGAGTGTGCAGATGTAATGCAGCAGTTCTTCCAGCGtaggagaaggaaaaaggagaagaaagaagattCCCCTCCTCAGCCTTCGTGTCTTCCTATAACAAATCCTCAATTGAAAATCCTTGGTAAGATGCATGGTATCTTCCATGCCATGTTCTGTTTGTAA
- the LOC118040009 gene encoding putative phospholipid-transporting ATPase 9: protein MAGGGKRKRLSLSKLYSFACGKTSLKGDQSQMGSPGFSRVVHCNEPDCFEAKIRKYSSNYVSTTKYNVATFLPKSLFEQFRRVANFYFLVVGILAFTPLAPFTAVSAIFPLIVVVGATMVKEGIEDWKRAQQDIEMNGRKTRLHQGDGTFKSTGWKNLRVGDIVKVKKDEYFPADLLLLSSTYDDGICYVETMNLDGETNLKLKQALESTAFMHEDSYYRDFKALVKCEDPNTNLYSFVGTLDFEQNLYPLSPQRLLLRDSKLRNTEYIYGAVIFTGHDTKVMQNSTAPPSKRSKFEKQMDKIVYFLFFVLFMMAFIGSLVFGVATDNDLDGQRMKRWYLKPDDSTVYFDPKRVVMASIFHFLTALMLYNYFIPISLYVSIEVVKVFQSSFINNDINLYYEPSDRPAHSRTSNLNEELGQVDTILSDKTGTLTCNSMEFIKCSVAGTAYGHGVTEAERGMAMREGESVNGWDQSKDSSSTKPHIKGFNFKDERITDGKWVHEPQAHIIEKFFRLLAICHTAIPDVDEETGKISYEAESPDEAAFVIAAREIGFEFYKRTQTSVAVHEYNPETGRKVERVYTVLNVLEFNSARKRMSVIVRNEEGKLLLLSKGADSVMFERLAKSGRKFEEETRNHVNDYADSGLRTLILAYRELDEEEYRNFNQKFTEAKNSVNADRESLIDEVAEKVERNLILLGATAVEDKLQEGVPACIDKLAQAGIKIWVLTGDKMETAINIGFSCCLLRQGMKQIIINLENPEILSLEKTGDKDTIAKASRENVLRQITDGKALLTGPSGTAEIFALIIDGKSLAYALEDDMKHLFLDLAMSCASVICCRSSPKQKALVTRLVKIGTKKTTLAIGDGANDVGMLQEADIGVGISGVEGMQAAMASDVAIAQFRYLERLLLVHGHWCYRRLSSMICYFFYKNIAFGFSIWLYEAYTSFSAQPVYSDWFLSFYNVFFTALPVAALGIFEQDVSAASCLKYPLLYQEGVKNLLFGWRRVLHWLGNGFYTAIVVFFFCTTALQHQAFNRDGKTVGMDVLGGTMYTCIVWAVNLQMALSVCFFTKIQCGLIIYCLCMLYIFFLAFGSLSPSMSKTAYKLFTEALAPAASYWFTIIFVVIAALLPFYAYSAIETRFFPMYHQMIQRLESGKHEDDPEYCDMMRQRLLRPPTSVGFSARLAARANKLRRKNKNQPR, encoded by the exons ATGGCTGGTGGTGGGAAAAGGAAGAGGTTGAGTTTGAGCAAACTGTACTCGTTTGCATGTGGAAAGACATCTTTAAAGGGTGATCAGTCCCAGATGGGGTCACCTGGATTTTCAAGGGTAGTTCACTGCAATGAACCAGACTGTTTTGAGGCAAAGATTAGGAAATATAGTAGCAACTATGTTAGTACTACCAAGTATAATGTTGCTACTTTCTTGCCCAAATCATTGTTTGAGCAGTTCAGGAGAGTGGCTAACTTCTATTTCTTGGTTGTGGGTATCCTGGCCTTCACTCCTCTTGCACCTTTCACAGCTGTCAGTGCTATCTTCCcccttattgttgttgttggagCTACCATGGTTAAAGAAGGTATTGAAGATTGGAAGAGAGCCCAGCAG GATATTGAGATGAACGGTAGAAAAACTAGACTGCACCAGGGTGATGGTACTTTCAAATCCACTGGATGGAAAAATCTGAGGGTGGGAGATATAGTGAAGGTGAAGAAGGATGAATACTTCCCAGCAGATCTCCTCTTGCTTTCATCAACTTATGATGATGGAATCTGCTATGTTGAGACCATGAATCTAGATGGAGAGACAAATTTGAAACTGAAACAGGCATTGGAGTCAACTGCATTCATGCACGAGGACTCTTACTATCGGGATTTCAAGGCTCTTGTCAAATGTGAGGATCCAAATACAAATTTGTACTCATTCGTTGGAACTCTGGACTTTGAACAGAACCTGTATCCCCTGTCTCCTCAACGGCTTCTCCTCAGAGACTCAAAACTCAGAAATACGGAGTATATATATGGGGCAGTTATCTTCACTGGACATGACACTAAGGTTATGCAAAATTCTACAGCCCCCCCTTCAAAGAGAAGCAAATTTGAGAAGCAGATGGATAAAATTGTTTACTTCCTGTTCTTTGTTCTATTTATGATGGCATTTATTGGATCTCTTGTTTTTGGAGTCGCAACTGACAATGACTTGGATGGCCAGAGGATGAAAAGGTGGTATCTCAAACCAGATGATTCCACGGTTTACTTTGACCCTAAAAGAGTGGTCATGGCATCAATTTTTCACTTTCTGACTGCTCTCATGTTGTACAATTACTTCATCCCAATCTCCTTGTACGTGTCAATAGAAGTCGTCAAAGTTTTTCAGAGCAGTTTCATCAACAACGATATCAATTTGTACTATGAGCCATCTGACAGGCCAGCACATTCTCGCACCTCAAATTTGAATGAGGAACTTGGGCAAGTGGACACAATACTTTCTGATAAGACCGGAACATTGACATGCAATTCCATGGAGTTCATCAAGTGTTCTGTTGCGGGGACTGCTTATGGCCATGGGGTTACTGAGGCTGAACGGGGAATGGCTATGAGAGAAGGTGAAAGTGTGAATGGTTGGGATCAGAGCAAGGATTCTTCCAGTACAAAACCACACATTAAAGGCtttaattttaaagatgaaAGGATCACGGATGGGAAGTGGGTCCATGAACCCCAAGCTCACATCATTGAAAAATTCTTCCGCTTGTTGGCAATCTGTCACACCGCCATACCTGATGTGGATGAAGAAACAGGGAAGATTTCATATGAAGCTGAATCACCAGATGAGGCGGCATTTGTGATTGCTGCAAGAGAAATTGGTTTTGAATTCTACAAAAGGACACAAACAAGCGTTGCAGTGCATGAGTACAATCCAGAGACTGGTAGGAAAGTTGAAAGGGTGTATACAGTTTTGAATGTTTTGGAGTTTAACAGTGCAAGAAAGCGAATGTCTGTGATAGTAAGAAATGAGGAGGGAAAATTACTATTACTTAGTAAAGGAGCTGACAG TGTCATGTTTGAAAGGCTTGCTAAGAGTGGTAGGAAGTTTGAAGAGGAAACCAGGAATCACGTGAATGACTATGCTGATTCTGGCCTGAGGACCCTCATACTTGCCTATCGTGAACTTGATGAAGAAGAATACAGAAATTTTAACCAGAAATTCACCGAGGCTAAGAACTCAGTTAATGCAGATCGGGAATCATTGATTGATGAAGTGGCAGAGAAGGTTGAGAGGAATCTAATTCTTCTTGGTGCAACTGCTGTTGAGGACAAACTCCAAGAAGGG GTTCCTGCCTGCATAGACAAACTTGCTCAAGCTGGAATTAAGATCTGGGTTTTGACTGGAGACAAAATGGAGACTGCCATCAATATTGG CTTCTCCTGTTGTTTGCTTAGACAAGGAATGAAGCAGATCATAATCAATTTGGAGAATCCAGAGATCCTATCATTGGAAAAAACAGGAGACAAGGATACCATTGCTAAG GCATCAAGGGAAAATGTTCTTCGTCAAATAACTGATGGAAAGGCTCTGCTTACTGGACCAAGTGGAACCGCTGAGATATTTGCATTGATAATTGATGGAAAATCACTTGCTTATGCATTGGAGGATGATATGAAGCATTTGTTTCTAGATCTTGCCATGAGTTGTGCATCTGTGATTTGTTGCCGTTCATCACCAAAACAGAAAGCACTG GTTACGAGACTAGTCAAAATTGGAACCAAGAAAACAACATTAGCAATTGGTGATGGTGCCAATGACGTGGGTATGCTTCAAGAAGCAGATATTGGAGTTGGAATCAGTGGTGTTGAAGGCATGCAG GCTGCCATGGCAAGTGATGTCGCAATTGCTCAGTTTCGGTATTTGGAGCGTTTGCTACTCGTACATGGGCACTGGTGTTACAGGAGGCTCTCATCAATG atatgctacttcttctacaagAACATTGCCTTTGGTTTCTCCATTTGGCTATATGAGGCATATACATCATTTTCCGCACAGCCTGTATACAGCGATtggtttttgtcattttataatGTCTTCTTCACAGCTCTTCCAGTTGCTGCTTTGGGTATCTTTGAACAGGATGTATCTGCTGCAAGCTGTCTCAAG TATCCTCTACTATACCAAGAAGGTGTGAAAAATCTCCTCTTTGGCTGGCGCCGAGTACTTCATTGGCTGGGTAATGGGTTCTACACTGCAATAgtcgttttcttcttctgcacAACTGCACTGCAGCACCAAGCCTTCAACCGTGATGGAAAAACTGTTGGGATGGATGTTTTAGGAGGCACTATGTATACTTGCATTGTGTGGGCTGTGAACTTGCAGATGGCACTGTCTGTTTGTTTCTTCACCAAAATACAGTGTGGCCTAATTATATATTGTCTTTGTATGTTGTACATTTTCTTCTTGGCATTTGGGTCCCTGTCTCCATCAATGTCTAAAACTGCTTACAAGCTCTTCACAGAAGCCCTCGCCCCAGCTGCTTCGTACTGGTTTACAATCATATTTGTGGTAATCGCAGCACTGTTGCCTTTCTATGCATATTCAGCAATTGAAACAAGGTTCTTTCCCATGTACCACCAGATGATACAAAGGTTAGAGAGTGGGAAACATGAAGATGATCCTGAGTACTGTGATATGATGCGACAAAGGTTATTGCGGCCACCAACATCAGTAGGTTTCTCAGCACGCTTGGCAGCACGAGCAAATAAGTTAAGACGCAAGAATAAGAATCAGCCACGATAA
- the LOC118040007 gene encoding uncharacterized protein, whose protein sequence is MTNCLPFFSFATYHSVCFTLSDYPPMRTRNVFLNKTYLHQPFFFINIIPFLLPSLTSMEDLNMLATDCVVISCCCQCLILQSIIFVLLELPRKVIQKTRAYAKKKLWHRKKEKMLESVRGRFQDSFDKFLEGSIEIQVDDFHGGHDCESCIEEVEEVLEGFSQKGEFAFGSFWGRVGSGTSPACIVAVQEFDFSVAQFEVVETISTSSRHSY, encoded by the coding sequence ATGACTAATTGCCTCCCTTTTTTTAGCTTTGCCACATATCATTCTGTTTGCTTTACCCTTTCTGATTACCCTCCAATGAGGACAAGGAACGTATTCCTTAACAAGACATACCTTCATCAACcattcttcttcatcaacatcATCCCCTTCCTTCTTCCATCTTTGACATCCATGGAAGATCTGAACATGCTGGCCACAGATTGTGTAGTCATATCTTGTTGCTGCCAATGCTTGATACTACAATCAATCATATTCGTCTTGCTCGAACTTCCCCGCAAAGTCATTCAGAAGACCAGAGCATATGCTAAGAAGAAGCTTTGGcacagaaagaaagagaagatgttAGAATCAGTCAGGGGTAGGTTCCAGGatagttttgataaatttctaGAAGGGTCTATAGAAATCCAAGTAGATGACTTCCATGGAGGGCATGATTGTGAGAGCTGCATTGAGGAAGTTGAGGAAGTCTTGGAAGGATTTTCTCAGAAGGGGGAGTTTGCTTTCGGAAGCTTTTGGGGTAGGGTTGGATCAGGGACCTCTCCAGCATGTATAGTAGCTGTGCAGGAATTTGATTTTAGTGTTGCACAGTTTGAAGTGGTTGAAACAATCAGTACATCTTCCAggcattcatattaa